Proteins encoded within one genomic window of Nitrospira sp.:
- a CDS encoding PilZ domain-containing protein: MPTRMLSATIARACFWYFHETKSGDDNKIMAHINKFVIRTYHRIPVRCVVYYLGGDFLGKGTVINLCRNGFRVLGDHQVAPGMELVVRLTLPDKDEPVEIQRVVVRWVRGLLFGGKVVTLSPVGEERVGTFLSARLRAYCAST; encoded by the coding sequence GTGCCGACACGTATGCTGAGCGCTACCATTGCGAGGGCATGTTTCTGGTATTTCCACGAAACAAAATCGGGAGATGACAACAAGATCATGGCTCACATCAACAAGTTTGTGATCCGTACCTATCATCGGATTCCCGTTCGCTGTGTTGTGTATTATCTGGGGGGAGATTTCCTCGGGAAAGGAACGGTGATAAACCTCTGTCGTAACGGGTTTCGCGTCCTGGGGGATCATCAAGTAGCCCCTGGAATGGAACTGGTTGTCCGGCTCACCCTTCCCGATAAGGATGAGCCAGTCGAAATTCAGCGCGTCGTGGTTCGATGGGTGCGCGGCCTGTTGTTCGGTGGCAAGGTCGTAACCTTGAGTCCCGTGGGAGAAGAGCGAGTTGGAACGTTTCTGAGTGCCCGCCTGCGTGCCTATTGCGCCTCCACGTAA
- the rplU gene encoding 50S ribosomal protein L21 gives MYAIVETGGKQYRVEAGATVQVERLPGDVGAEVELGQVRLVHGDAGILLGQPLINGAKVTAEIVQQGRTRSITVFKKKRRKGYRRTRGHRQGFTKLLITNIATA, from the coding sequence ATGTACGCGATTGTTGAAACAGGTGGAAAGCAATATCGAGTCGAGGCTGGGGCAACGGTTCAGGTCGAACGGCTGCCAGGAGACGTCGGGGCTGAGGTAGAACTCGGCCAGGTCCGTCTCGTGCATGGTGACGCTGGTATTCTACTTGGACAGCCTCTCATTAACGGGGCCAAGGTCACGGCTGAAATCGTGCAGCAAGGTCGAACCCGATCAATTACCGTTTTTAAGAAAAAGCGCCGCAAGGGCTATCGCCGCACCCGTGGACACCGACAAGGATTCACCAAGCTGTTGATTACGAATATTGCAACAGCCTAA
- a CDS encoding endonuclease MutS2 — MNTSLSDRAMQVLEWSRVLEFLAQHAQSAMGGVQCRSLILSSDLAEACLRQQETTEMVRLLEGSDPMPALSFPDIREELIRSGKGGTLEAGELRDCAVVLALMADVERYAESHQGKMQVLARVLEPLHITKTLKGVLKAIEGAIQSDGSMKDTASPELRRLTHQAQGLKQEMRQQLEQLLHSKRYEDVLQESYFAQREGRYVVPVKADMRGRIPGIVHDVSSSGATVFLEPRELVELNNSIKVADLEIEREVQRILRELTTVVASKAAEIEQGIEVLAECDVIRAKAEMSRRLKCHPVLLNEDGRVMLTQARHPLLLIAKDHVVANDILMDEKIRVLVISGPNTGGKTVTLKIVGLFALMARAGLHLPCAPESEMALFTDLYADIGDAQDLTRDLSSYSAHMTSMIQLLSESAARPMSSARPTSRSLVLLDEPVTSTDPQEGAALAEALLCRLAELNMKVVVTTHYGSLKELAQTTSGFMNASVEFDVERLAPTYRLFIGIPGGSSALEIAGRLGMDQSILNDARRRLHHEDHRLDELMADLQRKQRQLADDGERARRARHEAEQVAREVQALRAQLEEAEQEAQRGLKKKLGEQFQRARAEVQATVDSLKREQKLIKAKETKQRLHELETKTRQELTPASTPIPLEQLDVGDSVEIAGLGMTGSLLETPQGKKRVRVKVGEGEVLASVSNLIGIPREPHPVTAQPVSSVSGYRRVSTSNGLGLDEQTVVDVRGQAADEALDRVVAALDRATLDGAPFLRIIHGHGTGRLKSVLREYLKDSPYVAHFRPGDKAEGGDGVTVAKLR, encoded by the coding sequence ATGAATACATCATTATCAGATCGCGCGATGCAGGTGTTGGAGTGGTCTCGTGTCCTTGAATTCCTTGCACAGCATGCACAATCAGCGATGGGGGGTGTTCAATGCCGGTCGCTTATCCTATCGAGCGACCTCGCGGAGGCGTGCCTGCGCCAACAAGAGACGACCGAGATGGTGAGATTGCTGGAGGGGAGTGATCCGATGCCAGCGCTCAGCTTTCCCGATATTCGTGAAGAACTGATCCGATCCGGAAAGGGCGGAACGCTTGAGGCTGGTGAGTTACGAGACTGTGCGGTGGTGCTGGCCCTGATGGCAGACGTTGAGCGATATGCTGAGTCTCATCAAGGCAAGATGCAGGTTCTGGCGCGAGTCTTGGAGCCGCTGCATATCACAAAAACTTTGAAGGGAGTCCTGAAGGCTATTGAGGGCGCGATTCAGTCGGACGGCTCCATGAAAGACACGGCTTCGCCGGAGCTACGGCGTCTGACGCATCAGGCGCAGGGGTTGAAGCAAGAGATGCGGCAGCAGCTAGAGCAGCTCCTCCATTCCAAGCGCTATGAGGATGTCCTGCAAGAGTCGTATTTTGCCCAGCGAGAGGGGCGTTACGTTGTGCCGGTGAAGGCGGACATGCGGGGGAGAATTCCTGGGATTGTCCACGATGTGTCGTCCAGCGGGGCCACCGTCTTTCTGGAGCCGCGGGAGTTGGTTGAACTGAACAATTCCATCAAAGTGGCGGATTTGGAGATTGAACGGGAGGTCCAGCGTATCTTACGGGAGCTCACGACGGTGGTCGCTTCAAAAGCGGCCGAGATTGAGCAAGGGATCGAGGTGCTGGCCGAATGTGATGTGATTAGAGCCAAAGCCGAGATGAGTCGTCGGTTGAAGTGTCATCCCGTCCTCTTGAATGAGGATGGTCGCGTGATGCTCACGCAGGCACGGCACCCGCTGTTGCTCATCGCGAAAGATCATGTCGTCGCGAACGACATTCTCATGGACGAGAAGATTCGTGTCCTTGTGATTTCCGGGCCGAATACGGGAGGGAAGACTGTCACGCTCAAAATCGTCGGACTCTTTGCCCTCATGGCGCGGGCCGGACTGCATCTCCCCTGCGCTCCGGAATCGGAGATGGCATTGTTTACCGATCTCTATGCCGATATCGGTGATGCGCAGGATCTGACCCGCGATCTGTCCAGCTATTCCGCCCATATGACAAGCATGATCCAACTCCTGTCCGAGAGCGCTGCTCGACCGATGTCGAGTGCACGCCCCACATCTCGATCTCTTGTCCTCCTTGATGAGCCAGTGACCTCCACCGATCCGCAAGAAGGCGCGGCGTTGGCCGAGGCGCTGCTGTGCCGCTTGGCTGAGCTAAACATGAAGGTGGTGGTGACGACGCATTACGGCTCACTCAAAGAGCTGGCGCAGACGACCTCCGGTTTTATGAATGCCAGTGTGGAGTTCGACGTGGAACGATTGGCGCCGACCTATCGATTGTTTATCGGGATTCCTGGCGGGTCATCGGCATTGGAGATCGCCGGTCGTCTGGGTATGGATCAAAGCATTCTCAACGATGCGCGGAGGCGGTTACATCATGAGGACCATCGGCTAGACGAATTGATGGCTGATTTGCAGCGCAAGCAACGCCAATTGGCCGACGACGGTGAGAGGGCCCGGCGAGCCAGGCACGAAGCAGAGCAGGTGGCTCGGGAGGTACAAGCGCTTCGAGCGCAACTGGAAGAAGCCGAGCAGGAGGCTCAACGGGGTCTTAAGAAGAAACTGGGCGAACAATTTCAGCGGGCACGGGCAGAGGTCCAGGCCACTGTTGATTCCTTGAAGCGTGAGCAGAAACTCATCAAGGCTAAGGAGACGAAACAGCGGTTGCATGAGTTGGAGACGAAAACCAGGCAGGAGCTTACGCCGGCCAGCACGCCGATTCCCCTTGAACAGCTGGATGTCGGGGATAGCGTGGAGATCGCCGGTTTAGGGATGACCGGAAGCCTATTGGAAACACCACAAGGGAAAAAGCGAGTCCGCGTGAAAGTCGGGGAGGGTGAAGTTTTGGCCAGCGTGTCAAACCTTATTGGCATCCCGCGTGAGCCGCATCCTGTGACAGCCCAACCGGTCTCATCGGTTTCAGGTTATCGTCGAGTTTCGACGAGCAATGGACTGGGGCTTGATGAACAGACCGTGGTGGATGTGCGGGGCCAAGCTGCGGATGAGGCACTTGATCGGGTTGTGGCGGCCTTGGATCGGGCGACTCTGGATGGGGCGCCGTTCCTCCGCATCATTCACGGCCACGGCACTGGTCGACTCAAATCTGTTTTGCGTGAGTACCTGAAAGATTCGCCCTATGTGGCGCACTTTCGCCCAGGTGACAAGGCTGAGGGCGGAGATGGAGTGACGGTGGCAAAATTGCGGTGA
- a CDS encoding nicotinate-nucleotide adenylyltransferase: MNSSSPDLQHPALSPLRPGSEASTKLSPLKVGLLGGSFNPIHNGHLTIAQHVHERMQLSQVLFIPTGDPPHKRDGSLAPANVRLEMVRLAIADNPLFTVSDIEIQRKGKSYSIDTIRALQHHYGPSTELFFIIGLDAFLDFPTWREPEELLRICHFVVVPRPGQSFRALAGMSLLPTLDPDRLTGLDTGTRNRLDIAIPSDPGVTCLAFPPCPTSASEIRRRVQNKLSVVNMLPPLIQSYILRHSLYQEESDHTRI, translated from the coding sequence ATGAATTCTTCGAGCCCCGATCTCCAACACCCAGCACTCAGCCCGCTTCGCCCGGGCAGCGAGGCGAGCACCAAACTCTCGCCCCTCAAAGTGGGCCTGCTTGGTGGAAGCTTCAACCCTATTCATAATGGTCACCTGACCATTGCTCAGCATGTCCATGAGCGCATGCAGCTCTCCCAGGTCCTTTTCATACCAACCGGCGATCCACCTCATAAGCGGGATGGCTCACTGGCTCCGGCGAATGTTCGGCTTGAAATGGTCCGGCTAGCGATTGCTGACAACCCGCTGTTCACAGTATCGGACATCGAGATACAGCGAAAGGGAAAATCTTACTCGATCGATACTATCCGAGCATTACAACACCACTATGGCCCATCCACGGAACTGTTCTTCATTATAGGACTCGACGCGTTTCTAGACTTCCCGACATGGAGAGAACCAGAAGAGCTCTTACGGATCTGCCATTTCGTGGTCGTTCCCAGACCGGGGCAATCTTTTCGGGCATTGGCGGGAATGTCACTGCTCCCCACACTTGATCCTGATAGATTGACAGGGCTAGACACCGGTACCCGCAACAGACTAGATATCGCCATCCCCTCTGATCCAGGAGTCACCTGCCTCGCCTTTCCACCCTGTCCCACCTCGGCCTCAGAGATTAGACGGAGAGTCCAGAACAAACTCTCCGTGGTAAATATGTTGCCCCCCCTGATACAATCTTATATACTTCGGCATAGTCTTTATCAGGAGGAGAGCGATCACACGCGCATCTAA
- a CDS encoding branched-chain amino acid transaminase, with amino-acid sequence MLEPVEKIWMDGKFVRWEEANVHILTHSLHYGLAAFEGIRCYKGQSGSAIFRLQEHVDRLFDSAHIGMMAMPYDKKQITEAIIETVRVNRLDACYIRPLVYVGYGAMGIHPGENPIRVGIAAWRWGAYLGDDALANGMRACISSFTRHHVNVSMTKGKISGYYVNSIMAKRQAKADGYDEAILLDPEGYVAEGTGENVFIVRRGVLKTTPLTSVLEGITRNSVIQLAQERNIVVVEERFTRDEMYIADEVFVTGTAAELTPVREIDNRRIGNGAPGRITRALQDTFFSIVRGEDLAHESWLTRI; translated from the coding sequence ATGTTGGAACCAGTTGAAAAGATCTGGATGGATGGGAAATTCGTGAGGTGGGAGGAGGCCAATGTCCATATTCTCACCCATTCGCTGCACTATGGCCTTGCTGCGTTTGAAGGTATTCGGTGCTACAAGGGACAATCGGGATCCGCCATCTTCCGGCTTCAGGAGCATGTCGATCGACTGTTTGATTCGGCCCATATCGGCATGATGGCGATGCCGTATGACAAAAAGCAGATCACCGAGGCCATTATTGAAACCGTTCGAGTCAATCGTCTCGATGCCTGTTACATTCGTCCGTTGGTCTATGTTGGGTATGGGGCGATGGGCATCCATCCAGGGGAGAATCCGATTCGGGTGGGCATTGCTGCCTGGAGGTGGGGCGCCTATTTGGGGGATGATGCATTGGCCAATGGGATGCGTGCCTGCATCTCGTCCTTTACGAGGCACCATGTGAATGTGTCCATGACCAAGGGGAAAATATCCGGGTACTATGTGAACTCCATTATGGCTAAACGGCAGGCGAAGGCCGATGGATATGACGAGGCGATTCTTCTTGATCCGGAAGGTTATGTTGCTGAGGGAACAGGAGAGAATGTGTTCATCGTTCGACGGGGCGTCCTCAAGACGACGCCGTTGACGTCGGTGCTTGAAGGGATTACGCGAAACTCCGTCATCCAATTGGCTCAAGAACGGAACATCGTCGTGGTGGAGGAACGATTCACGCGGGATGAAATGTATATTGCTGACGAAGTATTTGTGACGGGAACCGCTGCAGAGTTGACCCCGGTACGAGAAATCGACAACCGGCGCATCGGAAATGGTGCCCCTGGACGGATTACACGTGCCCTCCAAGACACCTTCTTTTCAATCGTGCGAGGGGAAGACCTCGCGCACGAGTCCTGGCTGACTCGTATCTGA
- a CDS encoding phosphoglycerate kinase: MNLHKKTIDDVQLRGKRVIIRADFNVPLDESLQITDDTRIRSTLPTINRVVDEGAKVILCSHLGRPKAAFEPKYSLASVAKRLGRLLGKEVVFAPDCIGPAVEKLVAKMKDGDVLLLENLRFHAGEEKNDDTFAKALASLGDVFINDAFGAAHRAHASTVGITKYIKDAAAGALLKKEIEYLEGAVANPVRPFAAILGGAKVSGKIGVIENLGKKVDKVIIGGGMAFTFLKAKGMEIGNSLCEMDMLDFARGIEEHALSRGVKFYLPVDCVVAASREIGAETKIVPVQEIPKGWYALDIGPASVKLFNEAVQNAKTILWNGPMGVFEIDAYARGTMAMAHAIADAYALTIVGGGETALAVHRSGESENMSFISTGGGAALELLEGKILPGLAALPDRPS, from the coding sequence ATGAACTTGCACAAGAAAACGATCGACGATGTGCAGCTTCGTGGCAAGCGCGTGATCATCCGCGCTGATTTCAACGTGCCGCTCGATGAATCGTTGCAAATTACTGACGACACCCGCATTCGCTCGACCCTGCCGACCATCAATCGCGTCGTCGATGAAGGCGCCAAAGTCATTCTTTGCTCTCACCTCGGTCGACCGAAGGCTGCCTTTGAGCCAAAATACAGCCTCGCCTCTGTCGCAAAACGGCTAGGACGACTACTCGGGAAAGAGGTGGTCTTCGCTCCGGACTGTATCGGCCCAGCCGTCGAGAAGCTGGTCGCCAAGATGAAAGACGGAGATGTCCTCTTGCTGGAAAATCTTCGTTTTCATGCCGGGGAGGAAAAAAACGACGACACCTTCGCCAAAGCCCTGGCCTCGCTTGGCGATGTCTTCATCAATGACGCATTTGGAGCAGCACACCGGGCCCATGCATCGACGGTTGGGATTACAAAGTACATTAAAGATGCGGCAGCAGGTGCGCTACTCAAGAAGGAAATTGAATATCTCGAAGGCGCCGTCGCCAATCCCGTGCGCCCGTTTGCCGCGATTCTGGGAGGCGCCAAGGTGTCCGGAAAAATCGGCGTCATTGAGAATCTCGGGAAGAAGGTCGATAAGGTCATCATCGGCGGCGGCATGGCGTTTACCTTCTTAAAGGCCAAAGGCATGGAGATCGGCAATTCCCTCTGTGAAATGGACATGTTGGATTTTGCCCGAGGAATCGAAGAGCATGCGCTCTCACGAGGAGTCAAATTCTACCTGCCCGTCGATTGTGTTGTCGCAGCCAGCCGAGAGATTGGCGCTGAAACAAAAATCGTCCCCGTGCAGGAAATCCCCAAAGGATGGTATGCCCTCGACATTGGCCCAGCTTCCGTAAAACTGTTCAATGAAGCGGTCCAAAATGCAAAAACTATTCTGTGGAACGGACCCATGGGTGTGTTTGAAATCGACGCCTACGCCCGAGGCACGATGGCGATGGCTCACGCCATCGCTGATGCCTATGCGCTCACCATCGTCGGCGGCGGCGAGACGGCGCTGGCCGTTCATCGGTCCGGCGAATCCGAGAACATGTCGTTCATCTCGACCGGAGGTGGCGCGGCGCTGGAATTGCTAGAAGGCAAAATCCTTCCAGGTCTCGCGGCACTGCCTGATCGTCCAAGCTAA
- a CDS encoding triose-phosphate isomerase: MRTILIVGNWKMNKTASEATVFMRDLLARVPAQSANLELVVAPPFTALESVRLALGASSPIQLGAQDLFWEDHGAYTGEVSAPMLKNLGCRYVIVGHSERRTLFGERGDLTQKKIQAALKHGLRPILCIGETLAQRDNGTTDHVLTQQVHDGLSGLATEALATITIAYEPVWAIGTGKSATVEQAIAAHRTIRQVLATVASAAVADCTRILYGGSVTPHNIESLLASDQIDGALIGGACLQVESFATIATVASVARSTGV; this comes from the coding sequence GTGCGTACTATCCTGATCGTCGGCAACTGGAAGATGAACAAGACCGCGTCTGAAGCGACTGTCTTCATGCGCGACCTGCTCGCTCGTGTTCCTGCTCAGTCTGCAAACCTTGAGCTCGTCGTGGCCCCCCCGTTTACTGCGCTGGAATCAGTTCGCCTGGCGTTGGGCGCCTCGTCTCCGATTCAACTTGGAGCGCAGGATCTGTTCTGGGAGGATCACGGTGCCTACACGGGAGAAGTCTCTGCACCGATGCTGAAGAATCTCGGTTGTCGCTATGTCATTGTTGGGCATTCAGAGCGGCGAACGCTCTTTGGTGAACGGGGAGACCTGACCCAGAAGAAAATTCAAGCGGCGCTCAAGCACGGGTTGCGCCCCATCCTCTGCATCGGTGAAACACTTGCACAACGAGACAACGGCACGACCGACCACGTACTGACACAGCAAGTGCACGACGGTCTGTCCGGCCTTGCCACGGAGGCGTTGGCCACCATTACCATCGCGTATGAACCAGTCTGGGCCATCGGTACGGGAAAGTCGGCGACGGTTGAGCAAGCCATTGCCGCCCACCGGACGATTCGGCAAGTCCTTGCCACCGTAGCCTCTGCCGCAGTTGCCGACTGCACCAGAATTCTCTATGGAGGAAGCGTCACGCCACACAATATAGAATCGTTACTGGCCTCGGACCAGATCGACGGCGCACTCATCGGTGGCGCTTGTCTCCAAGTCGAGTCCTTTGCTACAATTGCAACAGTCGCTTCTGTTGCGCGATCCACCGGAGTCTGA
- the proB gene encoding glutamate 5-kinase, which yields MRDQLLGHAKRIVVKIGSSLIASRAEGLRPQHIERLADDIAILRTAGREILVVTSGAIISGIRKLELKEYPKSLPIKQAAAAVGQSRLMWAYEKAFERLNIHVAQILLTHQDLADRRRFLNARHTLAALIGFSIVPIINENDTVAVDEIRVGDNDTLASEVAHLADADLLVILSDVDGLYTEDPRKNPSATLIPLIAEITEDIERLAGVSSTFEGTGGMATKLRAAKKVGEYGIPTLVLNGERAGLLPTVLSGEPGGSLFLARERRLTSRKHWIAFTLRPHGQIHLDQGAVDALTKRGKSLLASGILQVTGSFEAGDPVSCLDTDGKEFAKGLVNVSSDLLGQMKGLKTTDIQAQFGPQEYEEVIHRDNLVIL from the coding sequence ATGCGAGACCAGCTCCTAGGACACGCGAAGCGGATCGTCGTCAAGATCGGCAGCAGCCTGATCGCGTCGCGTGCGGAAGGTCTGCGCCCCCAACACATTGAGCGATTGGCTGATGACATCGCAATACTCCGAACCGCAGGTCGGGAAATCCTGGTGGTCACTTCCGGTGCCATCATCTCCGGTATCCGAAAGTTGGAACTGAAGGAGTATCCCAAGAGCCTCCCCATCAAGCAAGCGGCCGCAGCCGTGGGGCAGAGCCGGCTCATGTGGGCCTATGAAAAAGCGTTTGAACGTCTCAATATTCACGTGGCGCAGATTCTGCTCACCCACCAGGATCTCGCTGATCGCCGCCGATTTCTGAATGCTCGCCATACACTCGCGGCACTCATCGGTTTCAGCATCGTGCCCATCATCAATGAAAACGACACCGTCGCGGTCGATGAAATCAGGGTCGGTGATAACGACACTCTCGCGAGCGAAGTGGCTCACCTGGCCGATGCGGACTTGCTGGTGATTCTCTCTGACGTTGACGGACTGTATACGGAAGATCCACGCAAGAACCCGTCGGCGACCTTGATTCCGCTGATTGCCGAGATTACCGAAGATATCGAGCGCCTGGCAGGAGTGTCCAGCACCTTTGAAGGGACCGGCGGAATGGCGACCAAGCTTCGAGCCGCCAAGAAAGTCGGTGAGTACGGAATTCCGACATTAGTGCTCAATGGCGAACGGGCCGGACTTCTCCCAACAGTCCTTAGCGGAGAACCCGGTGGCAGTCTCTTTCTCGCCAGGGAGCGTCGGCTGACCAGTCGTAAACATTGGATCGCCTTTACGCTGCGCCCTCACGGCCAGATCCATCTCGACCAGGGGGCGGTAGATGCCTTGACCAAGCGAGGCAAAAGCCTGCTGGCATCCGGGATCCTCCAGGTGACGGGATCATTTGAAGCCGGCGATCCGGTCAGCTGCCTCGATACGGACGGAAAAGAATTCGCAAAAGGCCTGGTAAACGTGTCGTCCGACTTATTAGGGCAGATGAAAGGTCTCAAGACCACGGACATTCAGGCACAGTTTGGACCTCAAGAGTATGAGGAAGTTATTCACCGAGACAACCTAGTCATCCTCTAG
- the secG gene encoding preprotein translocase subunit SecG, protein MLYTLLVIVHVFICFLMIGAILLQSGKGAEIGASFGGSSQTVFGSRGPANFLSKLTVVVAAVFMVTSLSLAILAKQRNFSSTVIDMQPKSEPTAPPAASPAQPSGDSHPSGETPAAGH, encoded by the coding sequence ATGCTGTATACGTTGCTGGTTATTGTCCATGTTTTTATCTGCTTCCTGATGATTGGAGCGATTCTTCTCCAATCAGGAAAGGGGGCGGAAATCGGTGCCTCGTTTGGTGGATCCAGTCAGACGGTGTTCGGTAGCCGTGGCCCAGCAAACTTTTTGAGCAAGCTGACGGTCGTTGTGGCGGCCGTGTTCATGGTGACATCGCTCAGTCTGGCGATTTTAGCCAAGCAACGAAACTTCTCTTCGACCGTCATCGATATGCAGCCTAAGAGCGAACCCACAGCTCCCCCGGCTGCTTCACCCGCTCAACCTTCAGGAGATTCGCATCCTTCTGGGGAAACTCCAGCGGCAGGCCACTGA
- the obgE gene encoding GTPase ObgE — protein MFIDEAHIAVRAGRGGNGICSFRREMFVPRGGPDGGDGGTGGDIVMTASHRLTTLLDLRYLNHYEAENGRHGGGSNCTGRSGEDRTITVPVGTIVSDDQTNETLVDFIEDGQTAVIAHGGRGGKGNSNFATSVNRVPTKCTPGTPGEERTLRLELKLLADVGLVGFPNAGKSTLIAAISAARPKIADYPFTTLIPNLGIVRLGSEGSFVVADIPGLIEGAHEGKGLGIQFLRHIERTAFLLHLIDVSEWAPDDPLASFETLRRELAAYDGGLTTRPFAVVPTKIDVMGTSERLAQLQTYCHLNGYPCLPISAATNHGLADLITYLGKQVMRVRKTPCETSS, from the coding sequence ATGTTTATCGATGAAGCACACATTGCGGTACGAGCCGGTCGTGGCGGAAACGGCATCTGCAGTTTCCGCAGAGAGATGTTTGTTCCGCGTGGAGGCCCAGACGGTGGAGATGGAGGCACCGGTGGCGACATCGTCATGACCGCATCTCATCGCTTGACGACCCTACTTGACCTCCGCTACCTCAACCACTATGAGGCTGAAAACGGGCGACACGGTGGAGGATCCAATTGCACGGGTCGTTCCGGAGAAGATCGGACCATCACGGTTCCAGTTGGCACCATTGTCTCCGATGACCAAACGAACGAAACACTCGTGGATTTCATCGAAGATGGCCAAACGGCTGTCATCGCCCACGGAGGGCGAGGCGGGAAAGGCAACAGCAACTTCGCAACCTCCGTCAATCGAGTGCCGACGAAGTGTACTCCCGGAACTCCTGGCGAAGAACGAACCTTGCGACTTGAGCTGAAACTGCTCGCCGACGTCGGACTGGTTGGTTTTCCCAACGCCGGCAAATCGACGCTCATTGCAGCCATCTCAGCGGCCCGGCCCAAGATTGCTGACTATCCCTTCACGACGTTGATCCCCAATCTCGGCATTGTCCGGTTGGGATCCGAAGGAAGTTTTGTCGTGGCCGATATTCCCGGCCTGATTGAAGGCGCCCACGAGGGGAAAGGCCTGGGCATACAGTTTCTCCGCCACATCGAACGAACCGCGTTCTTGCTCCACTTGATCGATGTCTCAGAATGGGCCCCTGATGATCCCCTAGCCAGCTTTGAGACCTTGCGACGAGAACTTGCCGCCTATGACGGAGGGCTCACCACACGCCCTTTCGCCGTCGTGCCAACCAAGATCGATGTGATGGGCACAAGCGAACGGCTGGCTCAGCTGCAGACCTATTGTCACCTCAACGGCTATCCGTGCTTGCCGATTTCCGCCGCCACGAATCACGGGCTTGCTGACTTGATCACCTACCTCGGGAAACAGGTCATGCGTGTACGGAAGACGCCATGCGAGACCAGCTCCTAG
- the gap gene encoding type I glyceraldehyde-3-phosphate dehydrogenase: MAIRVGINGFGRIGRNVFRASMGDKDLQIVAINDLTDAKTLAYLLKYDSVHGTLPSTVEAKEDQIFVDGTPIKVLAMKDPKELPWKALNVDVVIESTGRFTDRDAAGKHLSAGAKHVIISAPSKDPDVTIVLGVNEDKLDPKSHHIVSNASCTTNCLAPVAKVLLETFGIKHGVMTTIHSYTNDQQLLDLPHQDLRRARAAGMSMIPTSTGAAKALHLVIPELKGKLDGLAIRVPTPNVSLVDLTVETERDCDIASVNAAFKKAADGPLKGILKYSEEPLVSIDQKGDPHSATVDAPLTNVVDKRLVKVTAWYDNEWGYSCRVRDLVKVLAGKSVTH; encoded by the coding sequence ATGGCCATTCGAGTTGGAATTAATGGATTTGGACGCATCGGACGCAACGTGTTCCGCGCCTCGATGGGCGACAAAGATCTGCAGATTGTCGCCATTAACGATCTTACAGACGCCAAAACGCTCGCATACCTGCTCAAGTACGACTCTGTACACGGGACTCTGCCGTCCACGGTTGAAGCCAAGGAAGACCAAATTTTTGTTGATGGGACCCCCATCAAAGTGCTCGCGATGAAAGATCCGAAAGAGCTGCCCTGGAAGGCACTGAACGTGGACGTGGTGATCGAATCGACAGGCCGATTTACCGACCGAGACGCGGCAGGCAAACATTTATCCGCCGGGGCCAAGCATGTGATCATCTCGGCCCCGTCGAAAGATCCCGATGTGACCATCGTACTCGGAGTGAACGAAGACAAGCTCGATCCGAAATCGCATCACATTGTGTCCAATGCCTCCTGCACGACTAATTGTCTGGCGCCGGTGGCAAAGGTCTTGCTGGAAACATTCGGCATCAAACATGGCGTGATGACCACCATCCATTCGTACACCAACGATCAACAATTGTTGGATCTGCCCCATCAAGACCTTCGACGCGCCCGCGCAGCCGGCATGTCGATGATCCCGACCAGCACCGGAGCGGCCAAGGCCTTGCATCTGGTCATCCCCGAACTCAAGGGTAAATTGGATGGGCTTGCCATTCGCGTCCCGACCCCGAATGTCTCGCTGGTCGATCTGACCGTCGAAACTGAGAGGGATTGCGATATCGCATCCGTCAATGCGGCCTTCAAAAAGGCTGCGGATGGTCCGCTCAAAGGCATTCTTAAGTACTCCGAAGAACCCCTCGTCTCGATCGACCAAAAAGGGGACCCTCACTCGGCCACCGTCGATGCTCCGTTGACCAACGTGGTGGACAAGCGTCTCGTCAAGGTCACGGCGTGGTACGACAATGAATGGGGGTATTCATGCCGAGTCCGCGACCTGGTCAAGGTCCTGGCCGGAAAATCTGTTACTCACTGA
- a CDS encoding 50S ribosomal protein L27: MATNKGGGSSRNGRDSNPQYLGVKAYGGETVTAGSIIVRQRGTKFFPGFNVDLGRDHTLFATMGGVVKFEGGRGRRKVSVYPIPAKS; the protein is encoded by the coding sequence ATGGCAACAAATAAAGGTGGCGGATCTTCACGTAACGGTCGTGACAGCAATCCTCAATATTTGGGGGTCAAGGCCTATGGTGGTGAGACCGTAACAGCCGGCAGCATTATCGTCCGCCAACGCGGCACCAAATTTTTCCCTGGATTCAATGTGGACCTTGGAAGAGACCATACCCTATTCGCTACTATGGGCGGTGTGGTCAAGTTCGAAGGTGGACGTGGCAGACGAAAAGTCAGTGTATATCCTATTCCGGCCAAGTCCTAA